A segment of the Meriones unguiculatus strain TT.TT164.6M chromosome 10, Bangor_MerUng_6.1, whole genome shotgun sequence genome:
CTATGTGTGGGCAATGCACTAGGCACTCTGTAGCCATAGAGAGACTGCTCCACAGTGCAGTGAGAATTGACTTCCTAAGAGCTGTAAGGCTGTCCTGTGCTGTAACAAGAGTAAAGTCTTCCGCATGGAGCTTAATACTTTATGGTCTTGCCCCAGTTTTCCTCTCTAGTTTCATCTTCCCTACTACTTCCAAGTTGTCATAGTCTAACTTGGTGGGTTGCCCACAGTCTTAAAACTACTTTGCACCTTTAAATTCATGTTATTTATCCCCTgcttacttaaaaattaaaaaatatattcaaaaatagaaaatataattccttgTGTGAATTGTTGATAAACACATTTATTCGTTTATCTGTTGGAACCTCTTTGCAGCCATACTTACAATCTTAGTAGATTGTAAACTACGTCATCTCCTTACCAGATTGAGGTTCCTGAAGATGGAAGCACAgcaattctcagcatctgcaatAAATGAATAGAACTGAGCTATAGTTTTACCTCAGGTATTAATCTGAGTGCCTGGCATGTGTTGTTTTAggcctagaaaaaaagaaactagcaGAGCCAGTGTTGAAGAGCTTCTTCTGCCCGCCAGCAGCTCTCAGAGTAGAAGCTGCTGAGGAGGAAGATGTTCTGCACAGACTTACGTGGTTGTCACTGTGCTGTACGCACCGAGCACCTGGTCGTCTCATGTAGCTAGAGGATGATTTCTTtgggtgctggggcttgaacccagggcctcacatgcACATGCTAAGTATACCTTCTCTCTCTGAGCTATACTTATGGCCAGAGATTCAGTAGTCACATGGATCTTAACACCACAGAGGGGACATCTGAGAGTGCAGATATTGTTTAGACCTTTCCATGAATTTCCACAAATTATATATCCGTTGAGATTTTGTTACTGTAATGCATTGTtaagctttgctttgttttgtactCAGTTATGGAGTAGGTGTTTGTTCTATTTTTCCTAGGGGCTATTACCCAAAAGGGGGTGGTGAAGTGATTGTCCGAACGTCACCAGTTAAACAGTTGGACCCAATAAATCTGACTGACCGTGGCTCTGTGACTAAGATTTATGGGAGAGCTTTTGTTGCCGGTGTTTTGCCACTAAAAGTAAGTTAAGTTGTCGTGGTGCTCTTCCAGTGTATGGACACCTTGCTAGTAATAGGGCGTTGAgaattttgaaagtatttttttctttcagaataaGAGTTCTCAGACAGTTTGaagttttgcttgtttatttttctttcttttgaggtttttgttgttttaaaactgGGTCTCATGAATAGTTCCTCCTTCCTGGATCTTACTGGGTACACCAGATGGTCTTGAACTTTCCAGtactcctcttgcctctgctgctCAGTGTTGTTAGTTTGTCTTTTTCAAAACTGGGACTCATGTAGCTCTGATAGAGCTGAtgatggccttgaatttacaggcCCAGCAAACCCCAGGATTTCTGTATGCTGGACACACACTGTGAAGCCTGAGCTGCATGCCCCAACTTGGAAAGTCTGTTAagttacatttacttattttgaggGGTAAGGATAGGGCTGCATtccatgtgtacatgtagaagTAGGGATTGGTACACATGCCGTGGTGTGTTTGTGGAGGGGAAAGAGGTCAGCTGACAGGAACCGTTTATCTCCACCGTGTGAGCCCTGGGCCCCAACTCATGCCAGCAAGCCTGGCAACAgctgcctttacccactgagccatctcaagaTTGCCCAAGAAGCAtgtattttgtttgagacagggtcttaccgtGTACAACaacctggcctcgaactcacagagttccatttgtctctgccttccaaatgttaggattaaaggtgttcccCACTCTGCCtggcagaacttttttttttcgattaattaaattaaattaaaacaaatatttatttatttattggtgtttgGGTTGCACGTGTCTGTCTGAGAGAGTCCGATCCACTGGTACTtgagttatagatgtttgtgagctgccatgagggtgctgggaattgaacccagtcctctggaagagcagccagtgctcttaaccgctgagccatctctccagcccctatctgtttgttttctaaagtttgttttatttttacatgtatgggtattttgcctgcatgtagatCTGTGCcttctgaggccagaagagggtgataggtcctttgggactggagttacagatggtggtgagctgCCTATATGGGTGTGTGGGATCAAatgtgggttctctggaagagtagccagtgttcttaactgccgaGTCATTGCTTCAGCCTCCAGCTTATTTTACtttaatgtgtatgagttttgtgtgcatgtatgcttgtACACCACATCTGTGCTCTGtatctgcagaggtcagaagatgatggcaaatcctctgaaactggagttaaggGGCGGTTGTTAACCACCATGCAactgttgggaactgaacctggctcctctgcagagcaacaagtgctttgaactgttgagccatctcttcagttccCAACAACTTAATGTGAATGTCTTTTCATTTAAACGTTTCTTAAAAGTTACTACTCTCTCTTGAGGTTTAAAACAGTGAAGCATTGAAAGGTTAACTATGTTATATAATTTTGAAGGACTGAAAGCAGCTGTCTAAATAACCAGTGACAAATTTGTTCTCCTTTTCTGGTTTGCCAAAATAGGTAGCAAAAGATATGGCGGCGGCAGCTGTGCGATGCATCAGGAAGGAGATCCGGGATCTGTATGTCAGCATCCAGCCTGTGCAGGAAGCCAGGGACCAAGCCTTCGGCAACGGAAGTGGAATCATGTGAGAGCACACACTTAGAATTAGTTGAGACCCTGAAGTCATTGTCCCCTTCAAAGGGTTGAAGGGCTTTTGTTCAGTTCATCGTTCTCCAACATATTTGTAAGGACATTTCTACCTAAAACAGCAGCTTAGTGAATTAGTGTGATTATTCTGGTTGAGGCTTGGTGTTACATGGATGTACTTCCCAAACTCAAGAAACTggggcaagaggatcatgagtttgaggacatctAGACCAAGACTGCATGATTAGTTTGGAGGCATCTGGGACTATTTATCAAGATATTGCCTTAAACCAAAATGTAAAagcaaaacacagaagaaaaaaaagaaaaagaaaaggtcattttgatttttttttccggTGTATTTTGTAGACCCTTGTAATTTGTAGGACTTTATCTGTTGGTTTCATATCTACAGTTCAAGCAACTCCAGATAAAagtatttggggaaaaaaaaagtttacgtTCTAAATGTATACAGGCAGTTTTTTCTCTTGTCATTTCTTAAGTACTTAAGTACATTGTGACAACTATTACAAAGTGTGTACGTTGCAGTACTATTTATTCTAAGTACTCTAGAGATGATTCAATGTATATGGGAAGATGTGCTTATAAGATCAGTATCaatgttcatttctttttggtttttgacttttgaaacaaggtctcatgtagtctagCCTGACCTCGAGCTTGCTTGTAGCCAAGGATcactttgaactcatgatcttcctgcttcctttcggGGAGCACAGACATGCTCCAGCCACATGCCCAGCatgttacttggtttgttgagacaggatttcactccatagtccagactggcctcagatttTCAGCAATCTTGATGCTTCCCCAGTGCGGGAATTACATTGCTAGTTGATACGGTGCCATTTAAATTAAGGACTTAAACTTGGATTTGAGATCCTGGAATGAACTCCCCATGAATACTGTGGGACAATTGTAGTgagcttaaatatttttaagacttatttttattattttagttacgTATATGTATGTCTTCATGTGGGTATATGCACGTGAGTGCAGGCATCTGTGGAGTCCAGAAGGGGCCATCAGGTCTCTGGCACTACAGTTCCATGCAGTTGTCAGCTGTCTTAAGAGAGCGCTGGGCactgagcttgggtcctctgcaagagcagttttCTGAACCACTGACCCGTCTCCATCCTCTTTAACTATTTAAGCTAATCAGAAAGTTGTCATTGAAACTAACACTAATGGAAATGTTTCCAGTCTTTTAAAGATACCTTAAAAGTATGAAATTACAGATATTCAGTATGTGatgttgtctttaaaaaaaaaaaaaaacactttactCAGAAATTTACAAAGTTTAAAGTAAGTGCTTGCCTTCTTTTCCATAATACTACCTAACTAAGcagaacaaaactcaagtctgtATGAAGACCTTTTTTATTTAAGACACCCATAGAGTGCTTGTACTGCTGTGTGCCCGTAACCACTTAGTGCTAGTGACAGAATAACTTGTGGCATTCTTTGCATGCCAGTCGATTAAAATCTGCAGAGACTTTATCCAAAGGAATCCCACTGCCCCTGAGGGCTGATGGGAGATTGTTAGTGACCTGTCTGTGGGAGAATTTCACTATTTCTGTGTAACGACCAGATTTAGCTTTGCTTTTTTAACAGTGATTGGTCTCTTGTATTTATGTAAAATTTAGAATATTACAGTGTGGATAATTATACTTTTTCCTCCTATGTAGCATCGTTGCTGAGACTTCCACTGGCTGCTTGCTTGCTGGGTCATCACTTGGCAAAAGAGGTATACATGAATGAAAGGGGTCTATAATTCCCATCACCATTGAAAATACCATCATCTGTTCAGGATACATTGTTGAGAATGATGACTGATATATTTAAGAGATACAGTCAACTAATTCTGTTTTAGAGTCaacaaattttttgtttcttccaaCTTTGTACTTTGAAAAAATTTTCAGACCTCAAGTGGTCATTCATACACCCTCTCCTAAGTACACCAGTCGTGAACATTTAGCTACATGTTATGTACTTTTCTGAACTGTTTCAATGTTCAGTTGTGGTGCCATGCCTCAGTCATGAATACTGCGGCATACATTTCTAAATACCTGCAGATTCAGAATACTGGCTTTACACCTCAAGAGTttggtacacagacacactcacacattacTTAAACAGGTTGCCTAGAAACAATTTGGGAtgcgtttatttatttttatgttcacaTAGCTTTGGGCTGTCATGTTATCGACTCTTATTCTGCTTcattaatgtatctggttttctgCGGACAGTCCTGGTTGGCTTGGTAATCATAGTGTCACCCAGCCTGACAATCCTCCCGTCttagctttccaagtgctgggattataggcatgcaccaccatgcccagctctgtctTTAGTACAGAATTCTCTGTACTTCTAAACTTTTCGCCTTTTCATTTTAACTCTCATGATGCTGACATTTAGAAAAGTTCAGGACATTTTTCTCAACAGAGTCCCTCCCAGTTTGAATTAGTCTGGTTGTCTCATGCTTAGGGCTTTCCTATGAACATTTTTAGGAGGAATCTTGCAAAGATGATTTTTGTGTACAGCTTTTCTGAAGGTGTATGTGTACTTGATCATATATATTATCCAGTAAATGTAAAgatataaaatacaaacaaaattagcCTTATTCTTAGTGTTTAAGACATTTTGATTTGTAGCCCAaggatttcttttaaagaatatAGGAGAATTTGACTTTCCATACTTCTGATAGACTTGTTTCTATTCATCTTTTTACTGAAGAGTTAAGATATATGAAAAAGTAGGAAATAGAAGAACAAGGGACATAATTTAAAATGAACTAGAACctgttcaaattttttgtttgttatttgttgtgTGAAATGGTGTCTTCACCTAAAGCTCAGGCTAACTTCAAACTCAAGACTTCTTCATTAGCATTCTTATAATGCTGGGTTTGATCTGAGAATGTTACCTGTTCCTTTTTAAGAggatactggaaaaaaaaacaacaactgttcTATTCTGATGAAATTATCTGTGACTAATTCTAACTTGCGTAAATCACAAGTTTTAGATTGGAAACAGGTAGGGCTTTGGATTACAGCTTTGTTATAAAGTGGCTTTATAATtaagttttaaaagttaaattattttagtttacaggtctgagtgttttgtctacatgtatgtctgtgcactactTTCATCCCTAGTGCCAGGGGAGAGcaaaagagggtgttagatcccccggaactagaattacagacagttttgagttaTCATGTGGAAATTGAACCTGGcaactctggaagagcatccagtgctcatGACTATATAGCCGTCTCCAATCTCTGTGGGGTTTCTCTGTGCGAGTCCTAGACTCgtttttgtagaccagcctgtccTACAACTcagacatcttcctgcctctacctccctgagtgctgggattacagatatgtgccaccatacctggctgtccaatctctgttttttttgttttgtttatcataGTTCTAGGTACGCTAGTGCCTCACAAGTGCAAGGCAGGTGTTCACACACATTCCCAACACATGAGCACTGTTTTTAAGAAATGTATGCCATAGAGCACATGTGAAGGTAGAGGGCAACTTTCAGAAGTTGTCATCGGGCTTGGCTGCAGGTACCATTGTCCTCTGCACCATCTTACTGGCTCCataattagtattttttttaagcagGTACCAAATAACCTATTTTTCCTCCACTATGCATCAGCACATTGGCATTTCTCAAGCTTCATAAGATTATAAATAACATGAGATCCTTCCTGAAAAGTGCATTGCTTAAGATGAGAAgcctaaaaaatttttttacatcAGTGCTAATTTGGATGTGCCAATTTATAAACttcttgattgtttgtttttctgagacagaatttcactgtagcccaggttgaccttgaacttggaaCAATGCTAGTTTAGGTTCTTAAGTGTTGGGATTTCATGTTTTTGTCACCTTACTCAGTTCAGTTAAACTTGGTGAGTTGGAGTaatttgttgttcttttcttttttattatgtcTGTTTTAGGTGTGAATGCAGACAAGGTTGGAATTGAAGCAGCTGAAATGCTATTAGCAAATCTTAGACATGGTGGTACTGTGGACGAATATCTACAAGACCAGGTAATGACACTTTCAGGATCAAAACCTTTTTCCCTGCTGGATTTGAACATAATTATGTTTCATACAGATTTCTTTAGTTGTGGCATATTCAGACACCTTAGTCTCATTCTCTTGGTCTCAATGCAGGGCATTTCCATTCTaggccatacacacacacacacacacacacacacacacacacacacacgcacatacgcacatgtgcgcacacacggTCTCATGGTTCACTTTTTGTGAAGTGCTGTTGAATATTTGTAcctcttcttttgagacaaggtctcagtctCTAACCTCACATTCTCCATTCTGCTTcggcctcttgagtgttgggattataggtgtgcaccaccaggcttGGTAGAGAAGATGTTTTTATGTTTCATTGtctctgtgttttcctttttacCATATCTTCCTCTCGAGGCACCAGTCTACTTTTAGAAATGTGTTCTCAggctggctcagtggtagagctgtTCCTGTCTAACATGCCTGGAGCCTTGTGGCTAATCCTccgaataaaaaagaaaaggaaggaaaaggaaggctcTTCAGGATATCTTGACCGTTTTCTTGGgacagttttccttatgtttaGTCATTTTCTTCTTGCCTAAAGACACATTTTCAGGAATTCTGTAGTCTCTCCCTTTACCTTTTAGAATGGAATTTTAGAAGAATAGAAAAACTTATGTATGCCAGCTTGCAGAAGTATTAGGGTCTAATTATGTGAATCAACATCCAGCTCTATCTTATTCTGAAACATAAATTTTTAAGTGAGCCTTGTTAAGCATTTACCAAGCCACAGACTGATTAACACACACTCTTTGTCACCATCTCAAGCTTCTGGGAGTatcaagaaaatagaaattattcttttaattattttataaagctGTTTTGATTTCTAGAAGCATTTTCCTTATGTGTGGCTGTAGAATTTGAAATTCTGgtgtttttcttcttattttttgatAGCTGATTATTTTCATGGCACTGGCCAATGGAATTTCCAGAATAAAAACAGGACCAGTCACACTCCACACACAGACTGCTATACATTTTGCTGAACAACTAGCAAAGGTGAGTATTCTATTAGAATGACCAGGAAACCCACTAGTAGTCATAATTGGTACTGCTCATGGGCTTTCTGGGTGGCGGGCTCTTAGCAGCTGCAGCACCTATCTGTGTATCTCACCACTGTGGGTGAGTAAGATGAGGCAGAGAGCACATTGTTTTAGGTCTATAGTTCTTGCTGTTAGTCTGGGTTTTGAGTATACCAGGAAGACACTTTTGAAGGCTCTGAGGTCCTCAGTATCAGTGAAGGCATTGTGTGCGCTCATGTTTATATCTTTTCTTCAGgactcttaaatatatatatatatatacatatatatatataaatatatatatgtatgtacatatgtatgtgtatatatgtatatataacagtaaatatatttatgtatttcacTGTGAAGTTAATTTCTCATAgaacatttacaaaatatttcttttggtTAGTAAAGCtactttttagttctttttcaTTAATATACACAGCTTCTTTTCCAGAAATGTAGCATGTTTTTActttggaatttcttttttattcctttgcatggttttagtttggttttcttAAGTCAAGGCCTTAGTATGTATTCTGGCCTGGCCTTGACTGTTCTAGGTAGACTAGTAGAATTTGTGATCTTCTGGCCTCAGGCTATAGAATGCTGGGATACAGTaggaaccaccacacccagctgctttATTCTCTGTAATATAGCTCTATAAGATTTATGACTCAGGTTTTATGAGATTGCAatcatttttgaaattataaaagtAATTCACGTGAGGCACGGTAGTGAGTGCCTGTAATCTAGCACTTGGGGGTCAGAGTCCAGCTTTGTCTACATAGCacatttcaggccagcctaggctataagaacaagaacaacaaaaatatagaagAACTGTATCACAGTCCCTAAAGAatattcttcttttaattttatttatttgttaattgaaaataattattttgaggctggagagatagctcagcagttaagagcactgtctgttcttccagaggtcctgcgttcaattcccagcaaccgcatgatAGCTCTCAAtcatctataccctctactgccttctggtgtgcaggtgcacatgcagatagagcactaatatgcataaaataaataaatcttaaaaaaagaaaataattattttcatacaaaatattttgatctggtttcccttctctcatctcctctcagatcCTCCCTATCTTCCCACACTTCCAATTCACACCTTTCttataaaagcaagcaagcaagcaagcagcaaagacaaataagaataaaacaaaacaaactaaaacaacaacaacaacaacaaaagaataagaaagaagcaaagagaaaatacACACATACCCTAAGGCATGTGGTGGTGcttttagtcctagcactcaggaggcaaaggcaggtgggcaggtagatttctgaatTTGAGGTTAACCTGGTatacagagctagtttcaggacagccagggctacatggagaaaccctgtctcaaaaaaccaaaaagaaggagaaagaaagaaaggaagaggaaagagaaaagaaaagaaatatatacatatatattttaaacaatgtTTCCAATGGCCATAATTTATTATCTTACTACAAGGCACAATACACAGAGCTTTGAGGGTCCAGTACAGTCATCATGACAGAACACTCCCATCCGGAGTGATCAAAACAATTTTGGTGGTCAAGAGACTGGTACTAGAAATATGGTTGCCACCCTTCAGTGCCTCTGAAGAGCAGGTGCCACTACCTGCCGAGGTCCCTCCAGTGTGTCCCAGTAGGAGGATAGAACCAGGCAGAGACTCTGTGTCTGATGATGTGCAGACTGAAAAGAATATTCTTAATGAGCCATGTGTGGTCTTGCATGCTTTAAttgtagcacttgggaggtggaggcaggaggctcaagTCTTCAAGGCCAGCAGGTGTTATATAACAAGACCCGGTCTCAGACCTCTATCACCAAGAATAATTCACTAGCTAAAGAGAACTTGAGTATCACAGCTGTGTGGGTGCCCAGAGCCCCTGTCTCCTGCCTTGCAGTTTGTACTCTTTTTGGTTGCTGTCATTATCAGTAATAGATAGGTTTTGCTTAAATCAGGAAAAACCTGATGAGAATCAAAAGCATAATATATCTGAGACGAgtgaatatttataatatatatttttaaattttatgtataagtgctctatctgcatgtctGCCTGGACGCCAGAAGGGAGCATCAGATTCCggaatagatggttgtgagccaccatgtggttgctgactcaggacctctgaaagagcagacaataaatactcttaccagctgagccatctctccagcccttacgaTATTCTTGATTCCTTTTATTGCTGCTGTTTTAATTGTCCTAGGAATCCAAACCAATGATTTGTGCATGTCAGGCAAGCATTCTGTCACTGAGCTTCAccctattattatttttaagtttacttctgttttattttatatgcatggatGCTTTGCCTACATTTATATCTGTGTACCATATTTGTGTCTGTTTCCctgggagaccagaagagggtgtctgattccatggaactggagttataggagaTTGTGAGCCTcatgtgagtgttgggattgaatctgggtcctctggaagaacagccagtgctcctaagtgttaaccatctcttcagccctttcactcatttttatttctgcttatcTGTAtgtaagttatttttttctctgtcataGACTGGTGTTTTTGCTAGTTGGTATCAAGTTTCATTCATTGAAGCCTTCAGTTTTATAGTACTTAGTATGTTCGTAGGCACTTACACATTACTTGAAGTGAGTACACAGCAGAAAGTACCCTGAGCTAGGGGATTTGTGATTCTTGCTTCTTATTCaactgtgtgtgcatgggtgttggGTGTTTTTCTTCAAAGGGGGTCTTACTaagtgtagtctaggctggcttcaGATACAAGGTTCTTctaccttagcctcctgagtactgggcttCCAGGTCTGTACCACTCGCGTGTGGCTCTTTATTGTACTCTACTGGGTGACTTGTACCGGGGtatctttattttttctgtgcctcagttcAAATAGCTTATCTGTAAAAATCAGAGACTTCATCTATATCATCTTTTAGGCTCCATAAGTAGGCTTAAGCATAAACTTGAAATGATTCCCTATCTACCACTTGTGCTTCATATTTTCATGTTTGTAATTTGAAAAATGCAGCCACATAACGGCGTAGAGAGTTCATTCAATTCCCTTGCTCTGTGTTCAGTGTTTATTCATTCCATAGTGATTTTCTAGCTGTCTGTCAGGTATGACATTATTGGCTCTACATTGTCTGCTACATACACAGAAACTGAAGCATTGTGAACATTGCTGGTCAGTATGACCACAGAAAAATGGTTTCAGATTGTGTTTTAGAGACTCCTAAAACCTAGGCACACTTGAAATACCTTTGTCAGAATCTGAGACCTATTCAGTTGTTTTGACTTAAATTCAGTTTTGTAAAAAGGAACTGCACTTGTCTTAAAAACGATGCTTCCCGAAAACAGTGACAGAGACCACTTATTTCAAACCTGCCTTTACCTAACAAGTGAGAACTACAGCATTGAGCTCAATGATGAAGGATATTAGTCACTACCACTCCCACCCCATCCTACCTCCCGTTTCTGAACTAGCTTCTTGAATTATGTATTTAGAGAATTAAATTGACAGGAAAACTTTAATGAGAGCCAATAATGTCATACCTGACAGGTAAATGATTCAGACCCATCcatgttttagaaaaacaaaagggaagagaagaggtgtCTTCTAACTAGCAATAGTCGATGCTTCAGAACCTACACTTGCCTTGGCTGCACATGTCTCATGTTCCTCAGTGGGTGTGGAGTGGAGCCTGAGTCTCTGTTCTGACAAACTCCACACCAGTGAACCAGAACCACAAAATAAgctcttggattttttttcacaagtcacttgacttttatgtgtgtgccttcttcaacaaatgggttTGACACTGACTCTCTATCTCCTTAACTTTGATTCTAGGATTGTCTCTCTGTCCTCTTCATGTATACTTATATATTAATACTCTGCTTTCAGGCCAAATTTACTGtgaagaagtcagaagaggaagaagatgcatcTAAGGACACTTACATCATTGAGTGTGAAGGAATTGGGATGGCAGATCTACATCTCTAGGGTGTTTCCATAAACTGTAGCTCCGTGTTGCACTAATTTATTTCATACATGCTGCAGCACAGTGGATACGAAGTAAGACATTACAGGACTTACTCAAGTAGGAGATGAGGCATGGTACTTGCAGTTGCTGAGAATGCTTCATCATGTTATGCTGACCTTGACTATCTCCTGAAGTATAGACAGTGAAGATAAGACTTGAATATGTATAATAGTCAATTTCAATATTAAAGTATtgaaataaatgtttatattcaAGTATGAGTTGCGTGGTTTTTAATATAACAAACTAAGCCAGGGACGTAGATTGGGTCTGTCATGTGTATGTACTAGTGTCCTTACCTGCAGTTTCCACTTTCTGTAGTTGAGCTGGAACCAGGTGTGGCCCAGCAATGTTATCTAGAAAATTCAACATAAATAACTAATGTGTTGTGCGAACAATCCTTTCTGAGTAGCATGATGAGATCTCACGCATTCTGTTTCCCGCTTGTGACATGAATCATCCCTTTGTCTGGTATTACCAATAGTATATATGCCACTTAGGTGCCCATAACACACTTAGTAGCTGTTTGGCTATCAGATCCAGAGTTTTAGTATTACAATGCTTGTATTCAGATGGTACTTATTAGAATTAAGTTTTACTAGAATTAAGAATTGCTCCAGTGTGCAAATGCAGTGGGATTGGCCATTCAGGTGTGCCCAAGAGAAGTGCTTCTGCTCAGTCTCTTATCACATCACCTTAACCCTAGCAGGTTTGGCCATGTTCATCCCAAACATGTCTTGTCTTCAGCTTTCAGTTTTCCAGAATAGTTGAGTGCCTTTAGAACAGAAACGTGCCATCATCACTCTCTGCTGCTTCACACATAGCCAATACCTAGGTTTACATCGCT
Coding sequences within it:
- the Rtca gene encoding RNA 3'-terminal phosphate cyclase isoform X1, which translates into the protein MEGQRVEVDGGIMEGGGQILRVSTALSCLLGLPLRVQKIRAGRSTPGLRPQHLSGLEMVRDLCDGHLEGAEIGSTEITFTPEKIRGGIHTADTKTAGSVCLLMQVSMPCVLFAASPSELRLKGGTNAEMAPQIDYTMMVFKPIAEKFGFKFNCDIKMRGYYPKGGGEVIVRTSPVKQLDPINLTDRGSVTKIYGRAFVAGVLPLKVAKDMAAAAVRCIRKEIRDLYVSIQPVQEARDQAFGNGSGIIIVAETSTGCLLAGSSLGKRGVNADKVGIEAAEMLLANLRHGGTVDEYLQDQLIIFMALANGISRIKTGPVTLHTQTAIHFAEQLAKAKFTVKKSEEEEDASKDTYIIECEGIGMADLHL
- the Rtca gene encoding RNA 3'-terminal phosphate cyclase isoform X2, translating into MVRDLCDGHLEGAEIGSTEITFTPEKIRGGIHTADTKTAGSVCLLMQVSMPCVLFAASPSELRLKGGTNAEMAPQIDYTMMVFKPIAEKFGFKFNCDIKMRGYYPKGGGEVIVRTSPVKQLDPINLTDRGSVTKIYGRAFVAGVLPLKVAKDMAAAAVRCIRKEIRDLYVSIQPVQEARDQAFGNGSGIIIVAETSTGCLLAGSSLGKRGVNADKVGIEAAEMLLANLRHGGTVDEYLQDQLIIFMALANGISRIKTGPVTLHTQTAIHFAEQLAKAKFTVKKSEEEEDASKDTYIIECEGIGMADLHL